In Halapricum desulfuricans, a single window of DNA contains:
- a CDS encoding V-type ATP synthase subunit F translates to MSKEIAVVGTPDFTTGFRLAGVRQAINVREDEMASELDDTVVELLNSDEVGILVMHDDDLEYLSRGVRETVQQSVDPVLVTLGGGTESGNLREQIKRAIGIDLMEEDEQQL, encoded by the coding sequence ATGAGCAAGGAAATCGCCGTCGTCGGCACGCCCGATTTCACGACCGGGTTCCGGCTCGCGGGCGTTCGGCAAGCGATCAACGTCCGGGAAGACGAGATGGCGTCGGAACTCGATGATACCGTCGTGGAGTTGCTCAACAGCGACGAGGTGGGCATCCTCGTGATGCACGACGACGACCTGGAGTATCTCTCACGGGGCGTCCGCGAGACGGTACAGCAGAGCGTCGATCCCGTGCTGGTGACGCTCGGCGGCGGCACCGAGAGCGGGAATCTGCGCGAACAGATCAAGCGAGCGATCGGTATCGACCTGATGGAAGAAGACGAACAGCAACTATGA
- a CDS encoding electron transfer flavoprotein subunit beta/FixA family protein: MKILVTITEARSVDTIFEIDGLEIDDRYLSSDLNEWDAYALEEAVQRTEDEDGEVVAVTIGPEEVEGTIRQALAKGADRAIRVWDEQLAALDLLDPLTKAAVLGSVVDAEQPDLVFTGVQSGDDAFGATPIALASTLGWAWGTVVNDLRLEASVAHVHRELEGNLEELTDVERPAVLSIQTGINEPRHASLRDITEAQQADIAVRDLADLSLDGGALTSSIDQITLYEPERESEATIYEGSPEETAAELATVIEETGVLQ, translated from the coding sequence ATGAAGATCCTTGTCACGATCACGGAAGCCAGGTCCGTCGATACGATCTTCGAGATCGACGGGCTCGAAATCGACGACCGATACCTCTCGAGCGACCTCAACGAGTGGGATGCCTACGCGCTCGAGGAGGCCGTCCAGCGCACCGAAGACGAGGACGGCGAGGTCGTCGCAGTTACAATCGGTCCCGAAGAGGTCGAGGGGACGATCAGACAGGCACTGGCGAAAGGTGCCGACCGGGCGATCCGGGTCTGGGACGAGCAGCTGGCGGCGCTCGATCTCCTCGACCCGCTGACGAAAGCCGCGGTGCTCGGGTCGGTCGTCGACGCCGAGCAGCCCGATCTCGTGTTCACCGGCGTCCAGTCCGGCGACGACGCGTTCGGCGCGACGCCCATCGCGCTCGCGTCGACGCTCGGATGGGCGTGGGGCACCGTCGTCAACGACCTCCGACTCGAGGCGTCGGTCGCACACGTCCATCGAGAACTGGAGGGAAACCTCGAAGAACTGACTGACGTCGAGCGACCGGCCGTGCTGTCGATCCAGACCGGGATCAACGAGCCGAGACACGCCAGTCTACGCGACATCACGGAGGCCCAGCAGGCCGACATCGCCGTCCGCGACCTCGCTGATCTGAGCCTCGATGGAGGCGCGCTCACGTCCTCGATCGACCAGATCACCCTCTACGAACCGGAGCGCGAAAGCGAGGCGACGATCTACGAGGGGAGTCCCGAGGAGACGGCGGCCGAACTCGCGACCGTCATCGAGGAGACGGGGGTGCTGCAATGA
- a CDS encoding V-type ATP synthase subunit C produces the protein MSARKAGQGGEPGNYEYVTARVRSRRSVLFDEDDYRKLIRMGTGEIARFMEETEYEAEMNALGSRESGVDLIEYALNRNLAKHFEDLLRWADGQLYDYIARYLRKFDAWNIKTAIRGVYSDASADAIETDYIRAGELDGEQLERMANAESIKSIIDMLEPSIFGDALEDAYGDYERTDLLVPLENAVDRTFYEDIDEGLPSASDADTPDRLYIEFITAEIDFRNVRNALRIARSGADMDPSAYFIDGGRLFDADELRQLASNTEQLVEHIRQSVYSDDIEEALDMLEEAGDLTEFENALDAALLEYGDRLSNRYPLSVCPVVAYVLAKEREVDNIRAIARGREADLSLEEIETELITL, from the coding sequence ATGAGCGCACGCAAAGCAGGACAGGGTGGCGAGCCCGGCAACTACGAGTACGTCACTGCGCGGGTCCGGTCGCGCCGGTCCGTGCTGTTCGACGAGGACGACTATCGGAAGCTGATTCGTATGGGGACGGGCGAAATCGCCCGGTTCATGGAAGAGACCGAGTACGAGGCGGAGATGAACGCGCTCGGCTCCCGGGAGTCCGGCGTCGACCTCATCGAGTACGCGCTGAACCGCAACCTCGCAAAGCACTTCGAGGATTTGCTTCGATGGGCCGACGGGCAACTCTACGATTACATCGCACGGTACCTCCGGAAATTCGACGCCTGGAACATCAAGACAGCGATCCGGGGAGTCTACTCCGACGCCAGCGCCGACGCGATCGAGACCGACTACATTCGTGCGGGTGAACTCGACGGTGAACAGCTCGAACGGATGGCCAACGCCGAGTCGATCAAGTCGATCATCGACATGCTGGAACCGTCGATATTCGGGGATGCGCTGGAGGATGCCTACGGGGACTACGAGCGGACGGATCTGCTCGTCCCCCTCGAAAACGCTGTCGACCGAACGTTCTACGAAGACATCGACGAAGGGCTGCCGTCGGCGTCCGACGCTGACACGCCGGACAGACTGTACATCGAGTTCATCACGGCCGAGATCGATTTCCGTAACGTGCGCAACGCGCTACGGATCGCTCGCAGCGGAGCGGACATGGATCCGTCGGCGTACTTCATCGACGGTGGGCGGCTCTTCGATGCCGACGAGTTGCGGCAACTGGCGTCGAACACCGAACAGCTCGTCGAACATATCCGCCAGAGTGTCTACAGCGACGACATAGAAGAAGCGCTGGACATGCTTGAGGAGGCCGGCGACCTGACCGAGTTCGAGAACGCCCTCGACGCGGCGTTGCTCGAATACGGCGATCGACTGAGCAATCGCTATCCGCTATCGGTCTGTCCGGTCGTAGCCTACGTCCTCGCCAAAGAGCGAGAGGTCGACAACATCCGAGCGATCGCCCGTGGTCGAGAGGCAGACCTCTCGCTGGAGGAGATCGAAACGGAGCTGATCACGCTATGA
- a CDS encoding V-type ATP synthase subunit I: protein MLRPERMSRVSVTGSRRVMDDVIEAVHDLDLLHLSDYTNEIEGFEPGDPLEGADKYSEKLVTVRALQSTLGIEEDYEGPTHVVTDEGLEDELEDVRQEVNALDDRRDELRSELRSVEDDIEQLEFFVRLGIDLDLLRGYDTLAVAVGEGDAKEVRAELEDSEIETFEVAAEDDAVAVFAQVDDSGVLEDALVGATFSQVTIPEGSGDPAEYLKDRRHRKQQLESKLSTVEDELEDLRLEVSGFLLAAEEKLTIAVQKREAPLSFATTDNAFVAEGWIPTDEIDTLRDAVETAADGTVEIEELEQAEYDENGHPEHTEDIEGGSGGGSQSGPASSREPDRTDGPVARDQADDERTAADGGYVPLADDKPPTVQDNPKGIRPFEALVEVINRPKYTELDPTIVLFLTFPAFFGFMIGDLGYGILYMGLGYWLMRNVDSDVLASLGGIALWAGGFTALFGVLYGEFFGLHQLGEIVWGGNPPIHKGLQPHYIGYARAWLLVSVIVGVLHLVSGRVFDFVNNLKHGVKDAFVESGSWMLMTIGMWLWVFSTHVSGPKPQFMFEVLDAGDPAVFELGFSGLPETVGIAGLGMLVVGLVLGFYAEGAIVVIESVTQVFGHVLSYTRLAAVLLAKAGMAFVVNLLFFGVYVTGDQKWHFGISGMPTIPEGSETVMYHGHEVTEIMFGGLVHGSIPAVVGGIVILVLGHLLVLALGITSAGLQAVRLEYVEFFGKFYEGGGAAYNPFGHERTYTVKD, encoded by the coding sequence ATGCTCAGGCCTGAGCGGATGAGCCGGGTCTCGGTGACCGGCTCCAGGCGGGTGATGGACGACGTGATCGAGGCAGTCCACGACCTCGATCTGTTGCACCTCAGCGACTACACCAACGAGATCGAGGGGTTCGAACCCGGCGATCCGCTCGAAGGCGCGGACAAGTACTCCGAGAAGCTCGTGACCGTCCGGGCGCTGCAGAGCACCCTCGGAATCGAGGAAGACTACGAGGGTCCGACCCACGTTGTCACTGACGAGGGCCTCGAAGACGAACTCGAGGACGTCCGCCAGGAGGTAAACGCGCTTGACGACCGCCGCGATGAGCTCCGGAGCGAACTCCGGTCGGTCGAGGACGACATCGAGCAACTCGAGTTTTTCGTCCGGCTCGGGATCGACCTCGACCTGCTTCGCGGGTACGACACGCTCGCGGTCGCAGTCGGCGAGGGCGACGCCAAGGAAGTACGGGCGGAACTGGAGGACAGCGAGATCGAGACCTTCGAGGTCGCCGCGGAAGACGACGCGGTCGCAGTGTTCGCCCAGGTCGACGATTCCGGTGTCCTCGAGGACGCCCTCGTGGGCGCGACGTTCAGCCAGGTAACGATCCCCGAGGGGAGCGGCGATCCCGCGGAGTACCTGAAGGATCGCCGCCACCGCAAGCAACAGCTCGAATCGAAGCTCAGTACCGTCGAGGACGAACTCGAGGACCTCCGGCTGGAAGTAAGCGGGTTCCTGCTGGCCGCCGAGGAGAAGCTGACGATCGCCGTCCAGAAACGGGAAGCGCCGCTGTCGTTTGCGACGACCGATAACGCCTTCGTCGCTGAAGGGTGGATCCCGACCGACGAGATCGACACCCTCAGAGACGCTGTCGAGACGGCCGCCGACGGGACAGTCGAGATCGAGGAGCTTGAGCAGGCCGAATACGACGAGAACGGCCACCCCGAACATACCGAAGACATCGAGGGTGGATCGGGTGGCGGCTCACAGTCCGGGCCAGCAAGCAGTCGCGAACCGGACCGGACCGACGGCCCGGTCGCCAGAGACCAGGCCGACGACGAGCGGACGGCCGCCGACGGCGGGTACGTTCCGCTGGCGGACGACAAGCCGCCCACGGTCCAAGACAACCCGAAGGGCATCAGGCCGTTCGAGGCGCTTGTCGAAGTGATCAACCGTCCGAAGTACACGGAGCTCGACCCGACGATCGTCCTGTTTCTGACGTTCCCGGCCTTCTTCGGGTTCATGATCGGGGATCTCGGGTACGGGATCCTGTACATGGGACTGGGGTACTGGCTCATGCGCAACGTCGACAGCGACGTGCTGGCGAGCCTCGGCGGGATCGCACTGTGGGCGGGTGGATTTACCGCGCTGTTCGGGGTCCTGTACGGCGAGTTCTTCGGTCTGCACCAACTCGGCGAAATCGTCTGGGGCGGCAATCCGCCGATCCACAAGGGGCTGCAACCCCATTACATCGGCTACGCTCGGGCGTGGCTGCTGGTGAGTGTGATCGTCGGCGTCCTCCACCTCGTGTCGGGACGCGTGTTCGACTTCGTCAACAACCTCAAACACGGCGTCAAAGACGCGTTCGTCGAGAGTGGATCGTGGATGCTGATGACGATTGGCATGTGGCTGTGGGTGTTCAGCACGCACGTCAGCGGCCCAAAGCCCCAGTTCATGTTCGAGGTCCTCGACGCAGGCGATCCGGCCGTCTTCGAACTCGGGTTCAGTGGCCTCCCGGAGACTGTCGGAATCGCCGGCCTCGGCATGCTGGTCGTCGGACTCGTCCTCGGATTCTACGCGGAAGGCGCAATCGTCGTCATCGAGAGCGTCACGCAGGTGTTCGGCCACGTCCTGTCGTATACGCGGCTGGCAGCGGTACTGCTGGCGAAAGCGGGTATGGCTTTCGTGGTCAACCTGCTTTTCTTCGGCGTGTACGTCACCGGCGACCAGAAGTGGCACTTCGGCATCAGCGGTATGCCGACAATACCCGAAGGCTCGGAGACTGTGATGTATCATGGACATGAAGTAACCGAGATCATGTTCGGTGGCCTTGTCCACGGTAGTATCCCCGCAGTTGTCGGCGGGATCGTCATCCTGGTGCTCGGTCACTTGCTCGTGTTGGCACTCGGGATCACCAGTGCCGGCCTTCAGGCCGTTCGTCTCGAGTACGTCGAGTTCTTCGGCAAGTTCTATGAAGGTGGCGGGGCGGCGTACAACCCGTTCGGTCACGAGCGGACGTACACTGTCAAGGACTAG
- a CDS encoding methyltransferase domain-containing protein, translating into MGVLEHKGRARVFYKYLSQVYDRINPFIWNEEMRDEAIGWLELDGDERVLDVGCGTGFATEGLLQHVETVYGLDQSPHQLEKAYAKFGRSGPVRFTRGDAERLPYQDDTFDVVWSSGSIEYWPNPVDALEEIRRVAAPGGKVLIVGPDYPSNTVFQKLADAIMLFYDEDEADRMFREAGFESFEHHIQQARPGSPRAITTVATVPEQ; encoded by the coding sequence ATGGGCGTTCTCGAACACAAGGGCCGAGCACGGGTCTTCTACAAGTATCTCTCGCAGGTCTACGACCGGATCAACCCCTTCATCTGGAACGAGGAGATGCGCGACGAGGCCATCGGCTGGCTGGAACTGGACGGCGACGAGCGCGTGCTCGACGTCGGCTGTGGCACCGGTTTCGCCACGGAGGGGCTGCTCCAGCACGTCGAGACCGTCTACGGGCTCGATCAGAGTCCCCACCAGCTGGAGAAAGCCTACGCGAAGTTCGGCCGCAGCGGTCCCGTCCGGTTCACCCGTGGCGATGCCGAACGCCTGCCCTATCAGGACGACACCTTCGACGTCGTCTGGTCGTCGGGGTCGATCGAGTACTGGCCCAACCCGGTCGACGCCCTCGAAGAGATCCGTCGGGTCGCCGCCCCCGGAGGAAAAGTCCTGATCGTCGGTCCCGATTACCCCTCCAACACCGTCTTCCAGAAGCTCGCCGACGCGATCATGCTGTTCTACGACGAGGACGAAGCCGACCGGATGTTCCGGGAAGCCGGCTTCGAGTCCTTCGAGCACCACATTCAGCAGGCCCGACCGGGGAGTCCACGGGCGATTACGACTGTTGCAACCGTGCCCGAACAGTAG
- a CDS encoding helix-turn-helix transcriptional regulator, whose product MPAWSRAIVAIALAGVLLVAGVAPLYALAPGGPSTGGSHSPADARVQALPESSFDVATTYRIDIRSDGDARWTINRTFALENDSHREGFEAIAEEFIDGEYSGQTVDAFEGASGLAAEATGREMTIVDVSHNVRTSNDSGSLLLSFIWTNFSYENGDRLHVDDVFETDPSWFPGLSEHERLIIARPAGYQYYSASTNVENQLLRWEGPHTFGSERPYIVFSPISPSGPTGQTGPGAFVLGGVALLSVLVILGYAARIGKLPGRRPTAEAGSSASTTAGDSRADDEPGGATDERATGVDEYDEGADSEGVGDSEHTAATTPEEGAEEAEEDEVDKDLLSDEERVERLLDENGGRMKQAHIVEETGWSNAKVSQLLSAMADDGRIEKLRIGRENLISFPDEEPDQR is encoded by the coding sequence ATGCCCGCGTGGTCCCGCGCTATCGTCGCCATCGCGCTGGCTGGCGTCCTCCTTGTTGCCGGCGTCGCGCCCCTGTATGCCCTCGCACCCGGCGGGCCATCTACTGGCGGGTCTCACTCGCCCGCCGATGCCCGGGTACAGGCTCTCCCGGAGTCGTCGTTCGACGTCGCGACCACGTATCGGATCGACATCCGGTCGGACGGCGACGCCCGGTGGACGATCAACCGGACGTTCGCACTCGAGAACGACTCGCATCGCGAGGGGTTCGAAGCGATCGCGGAGGAGTTCATCGATGGAGAATACTCCGGACAGACGGTCGACGCGTTCGAGGGAGCGAGTGGCCTCGCAGCCGAGGCGACTGGACGGGAGATGACCATTGTGGACGTGAGTCATAACGTGCGAACCAGCAATGACAGCGGTTCGCTCTTGCTGTCGTTTATCTGGACAAACTTCAGCTACGAGAACGGGGACCGTCTCCACGTCGATGACGTCTTTGAGACGGACCCGAGCTGGTTTCCCGGTCTCTCGGAACACGAGAGGTTGATCATCGCTCGACCGGCCGGCTATCAGTACTACAGCGCCAGCACGAACGTCGAAAACCAGCTACTCCGCTGGGAGGGGCCACACACGTTCGGATCAGAACGCCCGTATATCGTCTTCAGTCCGATTTCACCGTCCGGTCCAACGGGGCAGACGGGTCCGGGTGCATTCGTCCTCGGTGGCGTCGCGTTGCTCAGCGTACTCGTCATACTCGGATACGCGGCTCGCATCGGGAAACTCCCCGGACGGAGACCGACAGCCGAAGCCGGATCGAGTGCGTCGACGACCGCCGGGGACTCGCGAGCCGACGACGAGCCGGGTGGTGCAACCGACGAGCGAGCGACCGGTGTCGACGAATACGACGAGGGAGCCGATAGCGAAGGCGTGGGCGACAGTGAACACACGGCCGCGACAACCCCGGAGGAAGGAGCCGAGGAGGCCGAAGAAGACGAGGTCGACAAAGACCTGTTGAGCGACGAGGAGCGCGTCGAGCGGTTGCTCGACGAAAACGGCGGACGGATGAAACAGGCCCACATCGTCGAGGAGACAGGCTGGTCGAACGCCAAGGTCTCGCAGCTGCTCTCCGCGATGGCCGATGATGGCCGCATCGAGAAGCTCCGGATCGGCCGCGAGAACCTCATCTCGTTCCCCGACGAGGAACCCGACCAGCGGTAG
- a CDS encoding type IV pilin N-terminal domain-containing protein, translating to MTRALTPAVGAVLLVVVTVALAGLTGAIVLGSDPAESPPRARLTLDVDAGADRIAVTHESGDTLSTEALTVRVEVDGRALAYQPPVPFFAARGFVSGPTGPFNSGGDTTWTAGETAALELATTNAPTIDPGETVAVTVATDRGTIARLEAVA from the coding sequence GTGACACGTGCGCTCACGCCAGCCGTTGGTGCCGTGCTTCTCGTCGTCGTGACCGTCGCTCTGGCCGGACTGACCGGGGCGATCGTCCTCGGCTCTGATCCCGCCGAGTCGCCGCCACGCGCGCGGCTCACTCTCGATGTCGACGCCGGGGCCGACCGGATCGCCGTCACGCACGAGAGCGGCGATACCCTCTCGACGGAAGCGTTGACCGTTCGGGTCGAGGTCGACGGGCGGGCGCTCGCCTATCAGCCGCCGGTGCCGTTTTTCGCCGCACGCGGGTTCGTCAGCGGCCCGACCGGCCCGTTCAACTCCGGCGGGGACACGACGTGGACGGCCGGCGAAACTGCGGCGCTCGAACTCGCCACGACCAACGCGCCGACGATCGATCCCGGCGAGACCGTCGCCGTGACGGTCGCGACCGATCGCGGGACGATCGCGCGACTGGAAGCGGTGGCGTAG
- a CDS encoding V-type ATP synthase subunit E: MSLDGVIEDIRDEARTRADEIRSEAEAEAEEIIADARSDAEQIREEREREVENRIEQEREQRLSSAHLEAKQMRLASRREVLERARERVEAMLADLDEETREELTRALLDATVGEFDDDADVAVYGRADDEELLKSILEDYEGYSFAGEYECLGGVVVESADSRIRINNTFDSVLEDVWQDNLQGISDRLFAEQ; encoded by the coding sequence ATGAGTCTCGATGGCGTAATAGAGGACATCCGTGACGAAGCTCGCACGCGTGCAGACGAAATAAGGTCCGAGGCCGAGGCAGAAGCCGAAGAGATAATCGCGGACGCGCGCTCGGACGCCGAGCAGATCCGGGAAGAGCGCGAACGCGAAGTCGAAAACAGGATCGAACAGGAGCGTGAACAACGCCTCTCCAGTGCCCATCTGGAGGCCAAGCAGATGCGCCTCGCAAGCCGGCGCGAGGTCCTCGAACGGGCACGAGAGAGAGTCGAAGCGATGCTGGCCGACCTCGATGAGGAGACCCGGGAGGAACTGACCCGGGCCCTGCTCGATGCGACGGTCGGCGAGTTCGACGACGACGCCGACGTCGCTGTGTACGGCCGTGCTGACGACGAAGAGCTGCTGAAATCGATCCTCGAGGACTACGAGGGGTACAGCTTCGCCGGGGAGTACGAGTGTCTCGGCGGCGTCGTCGTCGAGAGCGCGGACTCGCGCATCCGGATCAACAACACGTTTGACTCGGTGCTCGAGGACGTCTGGCAGGACAACCTGCAAGGCATAAGCGATCGGTTATTCGCAGAACAATGA
- a CDS encoding electron transfer flavoprotein subunit alpha/FixB family protein gives MTVLVVAEHRRGELRDPSFEALTAGRELADATDGELHVGVVGGDVERYAERLNREGVDAVHTVARGEEFNHDVTTQAITQLVEAVEPTVLLAPDTVNGLDFLPAVAERLDLPLVTDVIDIEYDEGLTVTRELYEGKVETTLSIDAPRAAITVRPGSWPQAAGTGDAEIKAFDATVDESAVRSTVTGFQEIGGEVDVAEADVLVAVGRGIESEDNLDIVRELADVLGATLAASRPVIDNGWLPADRQVGQSGKTVSPELYIAVGISGTAQHVSGVRAETFVAINDDPNAPIFDVADYGVVDDLFEVVPALTERLKRS, from the coding sequence ATGACGGTACTGGTCGTCGCGGAGCATCGCCGCGGCGAACTGCGCGACCCGAGTTTCGAAGCGCTCACAGCGGGTCGAGAACTGGCCGACGCCACCGACGGCGAACTGCACGTTGGCGTCGTCGGCGGCGACGTCGAACGCTACGCCGAGCGACTGAACCGCGAGGGCGTCGACGCCGTCCACACGGTCGCTCGCGGCGAGGAGTTCAACCACGACGTCACCACGCAGGCGATTACCCAGCTCGTCGAGGCGGTCGAGCCGACGGTGCTGCTCGCACCGGACACAGTCAACGGCCTGGACTTCCTGCCGGCGGTCGCCGAACGTCTCGATCTTCCGCTCGTGACGGATGTGATCGATATCGAGTACGACGAGGGGCTGACGGTCACGCGAGAACTGTACGAGGGGAAAGTCGAGACGACGCTGTCGATCGACGCGCCCCGGGCCGCGATAACGGTACGTCCCGGATCGTGGCCGCAGGCAGCGGGAACCGGCGACGCCGAAATCAAGGCTTTCGACGCGACAGTCGACGAGTCGGCCGTCCGATCGACCGTCACCGGGTTTCAGGAGATCGGCGGCGAGGTCGACGTCGCCGAGGCCGACGTCCTGGTCGCTGTCGGTCGCGGCATAGAGTCCGAGGACAACCTCGATATCGTCCGCGAGCTGGCCGACGTGCTGGGCGCGACGCTGGCGGCCTCGCGGCCGGTCATCGACAACGGCTGGCTGCCCGCGGACCGACAGGTCGGTCAGAGCGGCAAGACCGTCTCGCCGGAACTGTATATCGCGGTGGGAATCTCCGGGACGGCCCAGCACGTCTCGGGCGTCCGCGCGGAGACGTTCGTCGCGATCAACGACGACCCGAACGCGCCGATCTTCGACGTCGCCGACTACGGCGTCGTCGACGACCTCTTTGAGGTCGTCCCGGCGCTGACAGAACGGCTCAAGCGATCGTAG
- the ahaH gene encoding ATP synthase archaeal subunit H, with product MPREQVLRDIKEAEKEAEEIVSNAEAEREERIEAARERAEQIREDAKQEAEEMADERLDEAREEIEAERDQIIEEGEKESERLEERAEQRLDETVERVVSLFEEEVHAQA from the coding sequence ATGCCACGGGAACAGGTTCTCAGGGACATCAAGGAAGCCGAGAAAGAGGCGGAGGAGATCGTTTCGAACGCCGAGGCCGAGCGCGAAGAGCGGATCGAGGCGGCGCGCGAGCGCGCCGAACAGATCCGCGAGGATGCCAAGCAGGAGGCCGAAGAAATGGCCGACGAACGCCTCGACGAGGCTCGCGAGGAGATCGAGGCCGAGCGCGATCAGATCATCGAGGAGGGCGAGAAAGAGAGCGAGCGCCTCGAAGAGCGCGCCGAACAGCGGCTCGACGAGACCGTCGAACGCGTCGTGTCGCTGTTCGAGGAGGAGGTACATGCTCAGGCCTGA
- a CDS encoding DUF7094 domain-containing protein, which yields MDVPGTGCPALLLVISILTVSGAAVGFAQTADQHTQSLESSLAEANGTSNYGHVSDENLERAVLLQSGVDVTAATQIDNNRIGARLVTASFNSEYEDSHTASERTAAVRTAIQRLEKRSEQVNERQVAALKKYNRGDITPRQYVAVLARGDAAVRAIDSAATNIEDVGDSTFEYEIQPDLAERIDRLDAEASPISGPIRRDQFRAAIVGFDPSSSIYLETSNEIAVFAMIDDDRYIRSAFDSTGVDVDTQPQLQMTDAIDHITRYYPWTLNTSNRDQAATFNTLWAGNVFSARVPHTQGELHTYVDASTGEVFKEYQIKHLSDLPVAQTYTNRTEKYVLTVNTTHDTGPLEVSLVRRTTGESATASIMIDGTTVGSTGSDGHLWTVDTRGPTTVRVTAADGATFTVEVDPEDLSG from the coding sequence ATGGACGTTCCCGGCACTGGTTGTCCAGCTCTGTTGCTTGTCATTTCGATACTCACTGTAAGCGGTGCAGCAGTCGGATTCGCTCAAACGGCCGATCAGCACACCCAGTCGCTTGAGTCTTCTCTTGCAGAAGCCAACGGGACGAGCAACTACGGGCACGTATCTGACGAGAATCTAGAGCGCGCGGTCCTATTACAGAGCGGTGTCGACGTGACAGCAGCCACGCAAATTGATAACAACCGTATCGGTGCTCGGTTGGTTACTGCATCGTTCAACAGTGAGTATGAAGATTCACATACGGCTTCGGAACGGACTGCCGCCGTACGTACTGCAATACAGAGACTTGAAAAACGCTCGGAACAAGTAAACGAGCGTCAGGTGGCGGCCCTCAAGAAGTACAATCGAGGAGACATAACGCCCCGACAGTATGTCGCCGTTCTGGCCCGGGGCGACGCGGCTGTGCGGGCAATTGATTCGGCCGCGACAAATATCGAAGACGTGGGCGATTCGACCTTCGAGTACGAAATCCAACCGGACCTAGCGGAACGGATCGACCGTCTAGACGCGGAAGCTTCCCCCATCAGTGGGCCGATAAGACGTGATCAGTTTCGCGCGGCGATCGTCGGTTTCGACCCGTCGTCTTCGATATATCTTGAGACGAGTAACGAGATCGCCGTCTTCGCCATGATCGACGACGACCGGTACATTCGAAGTGCGTTTGACAGTACTGGTGTTGATGTCGATACCCAACCGCAACTCCAGATGACCGACGCGATTGACCATATCACGAGGTACTATCCGTGGACATTAAATACGTCAAACAGAGATCAGGCAGCTACATTCAACACCCTCTGGGCTGGGAACGTATTCTCCGCTCGGGTCCCTCACACTCAGGGGGAGCTACATACATACGTTGACGCTTCAACTGGTGAGGTATTCAAAGAATATCAAATAAAACATCTCTCTGACCTCCCTGTCGCTCAGACGTACACAAATCGGACCGAAAAGTATGTTCTGACAGTCAACACGACTCACGATACCGGCCCGCTTGAAGTCTCACTTGTCCGGCGGACGACAGGAGAGAGTGCGACCGCCTCGATCATGATTGACGGAACGACCGTCGGCTCGACTGGTTCCGACGGACACCTGTGGACAGTCGACACCCGTGGCCCGACCACGGTTCGAGTCACGGCTGCCGATGGTGCCACGTTCACCGTCGAAGTGGACCCCGAGGACCTGTCCGGGTGA
- a CDS encoding F0F1 ATP synthase subunit C, with amino-acid sequence MIEQFTFTQLFVVLQAVPAPTGAALAVGLAALGAGIAERGIGAAAVGAIAEDDDMFGRGLILTVIPETLVILALVVVFIV; translated from the coding sequence ATGATCGAGCAATTCACATTCACGCAACTGTTCGTTGTACTGCAAGCTGTTCCTGCGCCGACTGGCGCCGCGTTAGCGGTCGGACTGGCCGCTCTAGGTGCGGGTATTGCCGAGCGTGGTATCGGTGCCGCGGCCGTCGGCGCGATCGCAGAAGACGACGATATGTTCGGTCGCGGGCTGATCCTCACGGTCATCCCTGAGACGCTAGTCATTCTCGCGCTGGTCGTCGTGTTCATCGTGTAA